In the Oncorhynchus keta strain PuntledgeMale-10-30-2019 chromosome 29, Oket_V2, whole genome shotgun sequence genome, one interval contains:
- the LOC118362357 gene encoding mitochondrial dimethyladenosine transferase 1-like isoform X2 translates to MRLTDKIVCQAGSLTDAHVCEVGPGPGGLTHSILNAGAADLLVVEKDNRFIYGLNLLSEAAPRKLRVVHGDILTSRMDRGFPKVITKAWEDDPPDLHIIGNLPFSVPTPLIIKWLENISNRTGPFVTAGRD, encoded by the exons ATAAGATTGTATGCCAGGCAGGCAGTCTGACGGACgcccatgtgtgtgaggtgggtccAGGACCTGGAGGGCTGACCCACTCCATCCTCAATGCTGGGGCTGCAGACCTGCTGGTTGTGGAGAAGGACAACCGCTTCATATACGGACTAAAC CTTTTGTCTGAAGCAGCACCAAGGAAGCTCAGGGTTGTCCATGGTGACATACTCACATCCAGAATGGACCGAGGATTCCCAAAAGTCATAACCAAGGCATGGGAGGATG ATCCACCGGACCTGCATATCATTGGGAACCTTCCCTTCAGTGTGCCCACTCCTCTCATCATCAAGTGGCTGGAGAACATATCCAACAGAACTGGACCCTTTGTTACGGCCGGACGAGACTGA